A DNA window from Sphaeramia orbicularis chromosome 22, fSphaOr1.1, whole genome shotgun sequence contains the following coding sequences:
- the LOC115413142 gene encoding interferon-induced protein 44-like isoform X2 produces the protein MLYFPAPPPAAFKDPWRKIDWTRKQKEDLQKFVMDYEPDGSKAKKLRVLIYGPVGAGKSSFINSVITAIRGRSYVRAEANNARKDTKSFTKEYKAHKIRRQGGGHLPIVFSDIMGLEDGQDVGVRAEDIQLAMEGHVKEGYKFNPTSTLSKNDTTHYNPCPTPDDQVHVLVCLLNVNSTEITPSVIQKMKAIREKARDLGIPQIAIGTHIDKCCGIIEKDVKDVYKSTHLKKKMTEFSSAVGIPLNCLFPVKNYSDDPEPKDDMDILILTAVKHILNYGDDFLDDM, from the exons ATGTTGTACTTTCCAGCTCCTCCACCTGCTG CATTTAAAGATCCATGGAGGAAGATAGACTGGAC gagGAAACAGAAAGAAGACCtccagaagtttgtgatggacTATGAACCTGACGGTTCTAAGGCGAAAAAGCTCAGGGTTCTGATCTACGGACCAGTCGGAGCTGGAAAGTCCAGTTTCATCAACTCTGTCATAACTGCGATCCGTGGCAGGAGTTATGTTAGAGCTGAAGCCAACAATGCTCGAAAAGACACAAAGAGCTTCACCAAAGAG TACAAGGCTCACAAAATCAGAAGACAAGGAGGAGGTCATCTCCCCATCGTCTTCAGCGACATCATGGGGTTGGAGGACGGTCAGGACGTCGGTGTTCGAGCTGAAGACATTCAACTGGCCATGGAGGGACATGTGAAGGAGGGTTACAAG TTCAACCCTACATCTACACTGTCAAAGAACGACACCACACACTATAACCCCTGTCCAACCCCAGATGACCAGGTTCATGTGTTGGTTTGTCTCCTCAATGTCAACTCAACAGAAATTACCCCCTCAGTCATTCAGAAGATGAAGGCCATCAGAGAAAAAGCCAGAGATCTGG GGATTCCACAGATAGCCATTGGAACCCACATTGACAAATGCTGTGGCATAATCGAGAAGGATGTGAAGGACGTCTACAAGAGCACACATCTGAAGAAAAAG ATGACAGAGTTCAGCAGCGCGGTGGGAATCCCTCTGAACTGCCTCTTCCCAGTGAAGAACTACAGCGATGACCCTGAACCAAAGGATGACATGGACATACTCATCCTCACTGCAGTGAAACATATCTTAAACTATGGAGATGACTTTCTTGATGACAtgtaa
- the LOC115413142 gene encoding interferon-induced protein 44-like isoform X1: MGQTHTGQVYETKTVYVERPRTFKDPWRKIDWTRKQKEDLQKFVMDYEPDGSKAKKLRVLIYGPVGAGKSSFINSVITAIRGRSYVRAEANNARKDTKSFTKEYKAHKIRRQGGGHLPIVFSDIMGLEDGQDVGVRAEDIQLAMEGHVKEGYKFNPTSTLSKNDTTHYNPCPTPDDQVHVLVCLLNVNSTEITPSVIQKMKAIREKARDLGIPQIAIGTHIDKCCGIIEKDVKDVYKSTHLKKKMTEFSSAVGIPLNCLFPVKNYSDDPEPKDDMDILILTAVKHILNYGDDFLDDM, translated from the exons Atgggacaaacacacacag GTCAAgtctatgaaacaaaaacagtttATG TGGAAAGACCACGCA CATTTAAAGATCCATGGAGGAAGATAGACTGGAC gagGAAACAGAAAGAAGACCtccagaagtttgtgatggacTATGAACCTGACGGTTCTAAGGCGAAAAAGCTCAGGGTTCTGATCTACGGACCAGTCGGAGCTGGAAAGTCCAGTTTCATCAACTCTGTCATAACTGCGATCCGTGGCAGGAGTTATGTTAGAGCTGAAGCCAACAATGCTCGAAAAGACACAAAGAGCTTCACCAAAGAG TACAAGGCTCACAAAATCAGAAGACAAGGAGGAGGTCATCTCCCCATCGTCTTCAGCGACATCATGGGGTTGGAGGACGGTCAGGACGTCGGTGTTCGAGCTGAAGACATTCAACTGGCCATGGAGGGACATGTGAAGGAGGGTTACAAG TTCAACCCTACATCTACACTGTCAAAGAACGACACCACACACTATAACCCCTGTCCAACCCCAGATGACCAGGTTCATGTGTTGGTTTGTCTCCTCAATGTCAACTCAACAGAAATTACCCCCTCAGTCATTCAGAAGATGAAGGCCATCAGAGAAAAAGCCAGAGATCTGG GGATTCCACAGATAGCCATTGGAACCCACATTGACAAATGCTGTGGCATAATCGAGAAGGATGTGAAGGACGTCTACAAGAGCACACATCTGAAGAAAAAG ATGACAGAGTTCAGCAGCGCGGTGGGAATCCCTCTGAACTGCCTCTTCCCAGTGAAGAACTACAGCGATGACCCTGAACCAAAGGATGACATGGACATACTCATCCTCACTGCAGTGAAACATATCTTAAACTATGGAGATGACTTTCTTGATGACAtgtaa